A genome region from Maylandia zebra isolate NMK-2024a linkage group LG6, Mzebra_GT3a, whole genome shotgun sequence includes the following:
- the galnt7 gene encoding N-acetylgalactosaminyltransferase 7 isoform X1 produces MRLKVGFILRSLLVIGTFLGLLVLWSTLTPNANRDSPFEKRDDSLLPKGDLAEQFKPVMPWPHVEGVEVDLDSIRLKHGGADLPKDSKEQSNQKQVIQQQYVTFGPHTHAYTSPVLKKGILGNFEPKEPEPPGVPGGPGEGAKPFVLGPEYKDSVQASIKEFGFNMVASDMISLDRTINDIRHEECKYWHYDDRLLTSSVVIVFHNEGWSTLMRTVHSVIKRTPRRYLAEIVLIDDFSNKVHLKERLEEYIKQWNGLVKLFRNEKREGLIQARSIGAKKATKGQVLVYLDAHCEVGINWYAPLIAPISKDRTVCTVPLIDSVHGETFTFEPQGGGDSNGFARGAWDWSMLWKRIPLGAREHKLRKTQTEPYRSPAMAGGLFAIERDFFFELGLYDPGLQIWGGENFEISYKIWQCGGQLLFVPCSRVGHIYRLQGWQGNPPPAHVGSSPTLKNYVRVVEVWWDDYKDYFYASRPETLTLAYGDISDLKRFREEHRCKSFKWFMEEIAYDIPQHYPLPPKNVEWGEIRGFDTSYCIDSMGHTNGGNVELGPCHRMGGNQLFRINEANQLMQYDQCLTIGGDKSAIIITHCETNQHMEWKYFKDLHRFTHVPTGKCLDRSDLLHKVFVSDCDTSKTTQKWEMNNIVAV; encoded by the exons ATGAGGCTCAAAGTGGGATTCATTCTGCGGAGCCTGCTGGTCATCGGCACGTTTCTGGGCCTGTTGGTGCTCTGGTCCACCCTGACCCCCAACGCCAACAGAGACAGCCCGTTTGAGAAAAGG GATGACAGCTTGTTGCCCAAAGGTGACCTTGCAGAGCAGTTTAAGCCTGTGATGCCCTGGCCTCATGTGGAGGGGGTGGAGGTCGACCTCGACTCCATCAGACTGAAACACG GAGGGGCCGACCTTCCCAAGGATTCAAAGGAGCAATCCAACCAGAAGCAGGTGATTCAACAGCAGTATGTGACATTCGGACCGCACACACACGCCTACACTAGCCCCGTCCTGAAGAAAGGTATCCTGGGAAATTTTGAGCCTAAGGAGCCTGAACCTCCAGGGGTCCCCGGTGGACCCGGAGAGGGCGCTAAGCCGTTTGTCCTGGGTCCAGAGTACAAAGACTCGGTTCAGGCCTCCATCAAAGAGTTTGGCTTCAACATGGTTGCCAGTGACATGATTTCACTGGACAGAACAATCAATGACATACGCCACGAAGA GTGTAAGTACTGGCACTACGACGACAGACTGCTCACATCCAGCGTGGTGATAGTCTTCCATAACGAAGGCTGGTCAACGCTGATGAGGACTGTCCACAGTGTCATCAAGAGGACTCCTCGCAGGTACCTGGCTGAGATTGTCCTGATAGATGACTTCAGTAACAAAG TCCATCTGAAGGAGCGCCTGGAGGAGTACATCAAGCAGTGGAACGGCCTCGTCAAACTCTTCAGGAATGAGAAGAGGGAAGGATTAATACAGGCCAGGAGCATTGGAGCCAAGAAGGCCACCAAAGGACAG GTGCTGGTCTACCTGGATGCTCACTGTGAGGTCGGGATCAACTGGTACGCTCCACTGATCGCTCCCATTTCAAAGGACAG AACGGTGTGTACGGTGCCTCTGATCGACTCCGTCCACGGCGAGACATTCACCTTTGAGCCCCAGGGTGGAGGAGACAGCAACGGTTTTGCTAGAGGCGCCTGGGATTGgagcatgctgtggaagagaatcCCTCTGGGAGCCAGGGAGCATAAGCTGAGAAAAACTCAGACTGAGCCTTATAG GTCTCCAGCCATGGCAGGAGGTCTCTTTGCTATAGAAAGAGACTTTTTCTTTGAGCTGGGACTGTACGACCCTGGACTGCAGATATGGGGAGGGGAGAATTTTGAAATATCTTACAAG ATCTGGCAGTGTGGTGGCCAGCTGCTCTTTGTGCCCTGTTCTCGCGTCGGCCACATCTACAGACTTCAGGGATGGCAAGGCAACCCTCCGCCAGCACATGTTGGATCCTCGCCTACTCTCAAG AACTATGTTCGTGTGGTGGAGGTTTGGTGGGACGACTATAAGGACTACTTCTACGCCAGCCGCCCTGAAACTCTGACTCTGGCCTACGGAGACATCAGTGACCTTAAACGATTCAG GGAGGAGCATCGATGCAAAAGTTTCAAGTGGTTCATGGAGGAAATAGCATACGACATTCCACAGCACTACCCACTTCCTCCTAAAAATGTAGAGTGGGGGGAG ATCCGGGGCTTCGACACCAGTTACTGCATCGACAGCATGGGACACACTAACGGAGGGAATGTAGAGCTGGGCCCGTGCCACAGGATGGGTGGAAACCAG CTGTTCCGCATCAATGAAGCCAACCAGCTGATGCAGTATGATCAGTGCCTGACCATAGGAGGCGACAAGTCTGCTATCATCATCACACACTGTGAAACCAACCAGCACATGGAGTGGAAGTACTTCAag GATCTGCATCGATTCACTCATGTGCCAACAG GAAAATGTCTGGACCGCTCCGATCTGCTTCACAAAGTGTTCGTATCAGACTGTGACACCAGTAAAACCACTCAGAAATGGGAGATGAATAACATCGTGGCTGTGTGA
- the galnt7 gene encoding N-acetylgalactosaminyltransferase 7 isoform X2, whose product MRLKVGFILRSLLVIGTFLGLLVLWSTLTPNANRDSPFEKRDDSLLPKGDLAEQFKPVMPWPHVEGVEVDLDSIRLKHGGADLPKDSKEQSNQKQVIQQQYVTFGPHTHAYTSPVLKKGILGNFEPKEPEPPGVPGGPGEGAKPFVLGPEYKDSVQASIKEFGFNMVASDMISLDRTINDIRHEECKYWHYDDRLLTSSVVIVFHNEGWSTLMRTVHSVIKRTPRRYLAEIVLIDDFSNKVHLKERLEEYIKQWNGLVKLFRNEKREGLIQARSIGAKKATKGQVLVYLDAHCEVGINWYAPLIAPISKDRTVCTVPLIDYIDGNEYSLEPQQGGDEDGLARGAWDWSLLWKRVPLSQREKAKRAHTTQPYRSPAMAGGLFAIERDFFFELGLYDPGLQIWGGENFEISYKIWQCGGQLLFVPCSRVGHIYRLQGWQGNPPPAHVGSSPTLKNYVRVVEVWWDDYKDYFYASRPETLTLAYGDISDLKRFREEHRCKSFKWFMEEIAYDIPQHYPLPPKNVEWGEIRGFDTSYCIDSMGHTNGGNVELGPCHRMGGNQLFRINEANQLMQYDQCLTIGGDKSAIIITHCETNQHMEWKYFKDLHRFTHVPTGKCLDRSDLLHKVFVSDCDTSKTTQKWEMNNIVAV is encoded by the exons ATGAGGCTCAAAGTGGGATTCATTCTGCGGAGCCTGCTGGTCATCGGCACGTTTCTGGGCCTGTTGGTGCTCTGGTCCACCCTGACCCCCAACGCCAACAGAGACAGCCCGTTTGAGAAAAGG GATGACAGCTTGTTGCCCAAAGGTGACCTTGCAGAGCAGTTTAAGCCTGTGATGCCCTGGCCTCATGTGGAGGGGGTGGAGGTCGACCTCGACTCCATCAGACTGAAACACG GAGGGGCCGACCTTCCCAAGGATTCAAAGGAGCAATCCAACCAGAAGCAGGTGATTCAACAGCAGTATGTGACATTCGGACCGCACACACACGCCTACACTAGCCCCGTCCTGAAGAAAGGTATCCTGGGAAATTTTGAGCCTAAGGAGCCTGAACCTCCAGGGGTCCCCGGTGGACCCGGAGAGGGCGCTAAGCCGTTTGTCCTGGGTCCAGAGTACAAAGACTCGGTTCAGGCCTCCATCAAAGAGTTTGGCTTCAACATGGTTGCCAGTGACATGATTTCACTGGACAGAACAATCAATGACATACGCCACGAAGA GTGTAAGTACTGGCACTACGACGACAGACTGCTCACATCCAGCGTGGTGATAGTCTTCCATAACGAAGGCTGGTCAACGCTGATGAGGACTGTCCACAGTGTCATCAAGAGGACTCCTCGCAGGTACCTGGCTGAGATTGTCCTGATAGATGACTTCAGTAACAAAG TCCATCTGAAGGAGCGCCTGGAGGAGTACATCAAGCAGTGGAACGGCCTCGTCAAACTCTTCAGGAATGAGAAGAGGGAAGGATTAATACAGGCCAGGAGCATTGGAGCCAAGAAGGCCACCAAAGGACAG GTGCTGGTCTACCTGGATGCTCACTGTGAGGTCGGGATCAACTGGTACGCTCCACTGATCGCTCCCATTTCAAAGGACAG GACAGTATGCACAGTGCCGCTGATAGACTATATAGATGGTAATGAGTACAGTCTGGAGCCCCAGCAAGGCGGAGACGAGGACGGCCTGGCTAGAGGAGCGTGGGACTGGAGCCTGCTCTGGAAGAGAGTGCCGCTTAGCCAGAGAGAGAAGGCCAAGAGAGCGCACACCACCCAGCCTTACCG GTCTCCAGCCATGGCAGGAGGTCTCTTTGCTATAGAAAGAGACTTTTTCTTTGAGCTGGGACTGTACGACCCTGGACTGCAGATATGGGGAGGGGAGAATTTTGAAATATCTTACAAG ATCTGGCAGTGTGGTGGCCAGCTGCTCTTTGTGCCCTGTTCTCGCGTCGGCCACATCTACAGACTTCAGGGATGGCAAGGCAACCCTCCGCCAGCACATGTTGGATCCTCGCCTACTCTCAAG AACTATGTTCGTGTGGTGGAGGTTTGGTGGGACGACTATAAGGACTACTTCTACGCCAGCCGCCCTGAAACTCTGACTCTGGCCTACGGAGACATCAGTGACCTTAAACGATTCAG GGAGGAGCATCGATGCAAAAGTTTCAAGTGGTTCATGGAGGAAATAGCATACGACATTCCACAGCACTACCCACTTCCTCCTAAAAATGTAGAGTGGGGGGAG ATCCGGGGCTTCGACACCAGTTACTGCATCGACAGCATGGGACACACTAACGGAGGGAATGTAGAGCTGGGCCCGTGCCACAGGATGGGTGGAAACCAG CTGTTCCGCATCAATGAAGCCAACCAGCTGATGCAGTATGATCAGTGCCTGACCATAGGAGGCGACAAGTCTGCTATCATCATCACACACTGTGAAACCAACCAGCACATGGAGTGGAAGTACTTCAag GATCTGCATCGATTCACTCATGTGCCAACAG GAAAATGTCTGGACCGCTCCGATCTGCTTCACAAAGTGTTCGTATCAGACTGTGACACCAGTAAAACCACTCAGAAATGGGAGATGAATAACATCGTGGCTGTGTGA
- the LOC101487062 gene encoding ankyrin repeat and SOCS box protein 5 isoform X2: MSYIYQWLDVPWGDGDMGSWADRSPLHEAASQGRLLALRTLLAQGYHANIVTIDHVTPLHEACLSGHVACVRALLNAGANVNAATIDGVTPLYNCCTSGSVGCVELLLQSGAHTRAHHTHFPSALHEACKRGNSHCVEALLSHGADPDYEVSHLGSPLYVSCLHRHTACSKVLLHRGADVSVGRGCDSPLHAAVRQDSADQVSLLLDYGANTNFRDGNNQRPVELAPPGGKTHQLLLAFEASPRSLCQLCRLQIRNLIGRSRLNLLPVLPLPGLLTHYLDYRSNEQ; the protein is encoded by the exons ATGTCCTATATCTACCAGTGGCTGGATGTGCCGTGGGGAGACGGAGATATGG ggTCCTGGGCAGATCGTTCTCCTCTCCATGAAGCAGCTTCTCAGGGTCGGCTGCTTGCCCTGCGCACTCTGCTGGCCCAG GGCTATCACGCCAACATTGTCACCATCGATCATGTGACTCCTCTTCACGAAGCCTGTCTATCAGGACACGTCGCCTGTGTCAGAGCTTTACTAAATGCTGGAGCTAAT gTGAACGCTGCTACCATTGATGGTGTCACTCCTCTGTACAACTGCTGTACGTCGGGGAGCGTCGGCTGTGTGGAACTGCTCCTGCAGAGCGGCGCACACACGCGTGCGCATCACACACACTTTCCCTCAGCTTTGCACGAAGCCTGCAAGAGAG GTAACAGCCACTGTGTGGAGGCCCTGCTGTCTCATGGAGCAGATCCAGATTATGAAGTTTCCCACCTGGGCTCTCCTCTGTATGTGAGCTGTCTGCACCGACACACAGCCTGCTCAAAGGTCCTGCTGCACAGAG GAGCAGATGTAAGTGTGGGCAGAGGCTGCGACAGCCCTCTGCATGCGGCTGTCAGACAGGACAGCGCAGATCAGGTGTCACTGCTGCTCGACTACGGGGCGAATACTAACTTCCGAGACGGCAACAATCAGCGGCCGGTGGAGCTGGCGCCCCCTGGTGGGAAAACAcaccagctgctgctggcctttGAAG CTTCTCCAAGGAGTCTCTGCCAGTTGTGTCGTCTTCAGATCAGAAATCTGATTGGGCGATCCAGACTGAACTTGCTCCCTGTGCTTCCTCTGCCCGGCCTGCTCACTCACTACCTGGACTACAGAAGCAACGAGCAGTGA